One window from the genome of Emys orbicularis isolate rEmyOrb1 chromosome 10, rEmyOrb1.hap1, whole genome shotgun sequence encodes:
- the SNAPC5 gene encoding snRNA-activating protein complex subunit 5 produces MLSRLQELRKEEETLLRVKAALHDQLNRLKVEELALQSMISSREKNVMVSPPGITEETQKTLGQMDNETAINQTELQLSIQDHEEEEEDESDS; encoded by the exons ATGCTGAGCCGCTTGCAGGAGCTGCGGAAGGAGGAGGAGACGCTGCTCCGGGTGAAGGCGGCGCTGCACGATCAGCTCAACCGGCTCAAG GTGGAAGAGCTGGCCCTTCAATCTATGATTAGCTCCAGAGAGAAGAATGTAATGGTCTCTCCACCAGGTATCACAGAGGAGACTCAAAAA ACCCTTGGGCAGATGGACAATGAGACTGCTATCAATCAAACTGAATTACAGCTAAGTATTCAAGACcatgaagaggaagaggaggatgaatCGGActcctga